Proteins co-encoded in one Halodesulfovibrio aestuarii DSM 17919 = ATCC 29578 genomic window:
- a CDS encoding M48 family metalloprotease, producing the protein MSRAALTYEQIMGDEKAMLRDTALDLEDGPHQEIIKLMVLLTNEIFFETHHGYLPSDNKPAGDLPDDNELADYVRRATPFDHFEYEDIKIPIVAEDTYLGNVKYSLDCITGCIVALPPATIVVNSYSKDHTDSAEFKSLLCHEAGHLLGGHTTSRSPIADYSNISQEVLDEINNSEQPELFLYYHAMATCALNGGYENREMEANIIAYKIYHELNYHDKYGCDFLTAQERLNTHQSISTKTRMMTKNMVAELRKYEHNELIEKANSLLI; encoded by the coding sequence GTGTCTAGAGCTGCTCTTACATATGAACAGATTATGGGTGATGAAAAAGCAATGTTGCGTGACACGGCTCTCGACCTTGAAGATGGTCCTCACCAAGAGATCATTAAGCTCATGGTATTGCTGACAAACGAAATTTTCTTTGAAACTCATCATGGTTATTTGCCGAGTGATAACAAGCCGGCTGGTGACTTACCTGATGATAATGAGCTTGCTGACTATGTGCGGCGTGCCACTCCTTTTGACCACTTCGAATATGAGGACATCAAGATTCCAATTGTTGCAGAAGATACTTACTTAGGAAATGTAAAATATTCTCTGGATTGTATCACTGGGTGTATTGTTGCACTCCCCCCAGCGACTATTGTCGTTAACTCCTATAGCAAGGACCACACAGATTCTGCTGAATTTAAGTCATTGTTGTGTCATGAAGCAGGACACCTTTTAGGTGGGCACACGACTTCCAGATCTCCAATCGCGGACTATTCTAATATTAGCCAAGAAGTTCTGGATGAGATCAACAACAGCGAACAGCCTGAACTCTTTCTTTATTATCATGCTATGGCCACTTGTGCTCTTAATGGTGGCTATGAAAATAGAGAGATGGAGGCCAACATTATTGCATACAAAATTTATCATGAATTAAATTATCATGATAAATATGGCTGTGATTTTTTAACAGCACAGGAACGGCTCAATACTCATCAAAGCATTTCTACAAAAACGCGAATGATGACAAAAAATATGGTTGCTGAGTTAAGAAAATATGAGCATAACGAGCTCATTGAAAAAGCTAACTCATTACTCATTTAA
- a CDS encoding MrcB family domain-containing protein: MSKSSSIYPVKSFSWTLLSSNIAQKQLDKSAFFHNGSRLPKHIRPFFNCQNHISAQNIILRYKGKEYQAAVVYKQKINRFNLMWRAAFSKQLAKMFPDKKRDSGVLKFTKLRDDFFDVELLRCDSQRAGSSITPVTADDTTSIKECLHYIMKELQRGATGEEYTDHPLACFIRGEFKEELESAIDQKYSSLKISTSAGAGQWASVVWGAVLDPIVTATATKGYYLVYLFHSSGKKVFLSLNQGATAVEEEFKGNAKEVLKKRASFIRQRLGKKVTSNMVKTIDLGSSVKLPLQYEAGHSTGYVYDFDKLPSEAKLLEDLFELCGLYNALTFRGGVTSSVDEEKDSKRSKKSKDAKKKTSLNEKRQYSLHKKIDRNSVLIAEVKKVKGYRCEVCGMSLEEKYGDLGREYIEAHHLVPISTLEEEVEIPHDPVHDFAVLCANCHRMIHRLDDPSDLSQLQQRIKAVI; this comes from the coding sequence GTGTCAAAATCATCTTCAATTTATCCTGTGAAATCATTTTCCTGGACACTATTGTCGTCAAATATAGCTCAAAAGCAGCTTGATAAATCGGCCTTTTTTCATAATGGCTCAAGACTACCGAAGCACATTAGGCCTTTTTTTAATTGCCAAAATCACATATCTGCTCAGAACATCATACTGCGTTATAAAGGGAAAGAGTATCAGGCTGCAGTTGTCTATAAGCAAAAGATTAATCGTTTTAACTTAATGTGGCGGGCTGCTTTTTCAAAACAGTTAGCGAAAATGTTCCCGGATAAAAAACGAGATAGTGGTGTCCTGAAATTTACTAAGTTGCGTGATGACTTTTTTGACGTTGAGCTGCTGCGTTGCGACAGTCAGCGGGCAGGCTCTAGCATTACCCCGGTCACAGCAGATGACACAACATCCATTAAAGAGTGTCTTCATTATATCATGAAAGAGCTTCAACGCGGGGCTACAGGTGAAGAGTATACTGACCATCCATTAGCATGCTTTATCCGCGGCGAGTTCAAAGAAGAACTTGAATCTGCAATTGATCAAAAATATTCATCACTCAAAATTTCTACAAGTGCAGGTGCTGGCCAGTGGGCGAGTGTTGTGTGGGGAGCAGTGCTCGACCCCATAGTTACTGCTACCGCAACCAAAGGCTATTACCTCGTTTACTTATTTCACTCTTCTGGGAAGAAAGTTTTCCTTTCGTTGAACCAGGGAGCAACTGCGGTTGAAGAAGAGTTTAAAGGTAACGCAAAAGAGGTTTTGAAAAAGCGTGCATCGTTTATTAGGCAGCGGTTAGGCAAAAAGGTTACTTCCAATATGGTTAAGACTATTGACCTAGGAAGCAGTGTTAAATTGCCACTCCAATATGAAGCAGGACACTCCACCGGTTATGTTTATGACTTTGACAAACTGCCTTCAGAAGCAAAGTTGTTAGAAGATCTTTTTGAACTATGTGGTTTGTATAACGCATTAACATTTCGTGGTGGAGTTACCTCGTCAGTTGATGAAGAAAAAGATAGTAAACGTTCCAAAAAATCAAAAGACGCAAAGAAGAAAACTTCACTTAACGAAAAAAGACAATACAGCCTTCATAAAAAAATTGATCGCAATTCCGTTTTAATCGCGGAAGTAAAGAAAGTGAAAGGCTATCGTTGTGAGGTGTGTGGGATGTCCCTTGAAGAAAAATATGGCGACCTTGGTCGCGAGTATATCGAAGCACACCATCTAGTTCCTATTTCAACGTTAGAAGAAGAGGTTGAAATACCACATGACCCTGTTCACGATTTTGCTGTTCTTTGTGCGAATTGTCATAGGATGATTCATAGATTGGATGATCCAAGTGATCTTAGCCAGTTACAACAACGCATTAAAGCTGTAATTTAG